Part of the Rhizobium viscosum genome is shown below.
CTCGAGCAGTGGGCGCTGGGCGGGCGGCGATTTGGAGCCGTCCTGGTCTTCCTGCTGATGGCGGGGGAAATCTACACCACCTTTACATTTCTGGGCGCAAGCGGATTTGCTTATGGCAAGGGCGGCACGGTATTTTACATCCTGACTTACACCTGTCTGGCTTTTGTCACATCCTACTGGCTGCTTCCGCCTATTTGGCGTTTTGCCAACGAGATGCGACTGGTCACGCAACCGGATTTCTTCGAGCAGAAATACGATAGCCCCGGTCTCGGTTTTCTGGTGACGCTCGTCGGTCTCGTGGCCCTCATTCCCTATCTCATCCTTCAACTCAAGGGCCTTGGTATTATCGCCGAAACCTTGTCAGGAGGCGAGATTTCGAAGTCCAGGGCAGTGATTTTGGGCGCGGCGGTGATGGCACTATACGTCATCGCTTCAGGCATGCGCGGCTCTGCATGGGCCGCTGCGGTCAAGGACGTCACGATCTGGATCATTTGTGCGTTTCTCGGACTCTATCTTCCCTACCACTATTATGGGGGGATTGGAGCGATGTTCGAACAGATCGAGATGGCAAGGCCAGGCTTCTTGGCGCTTCCGAATACCGGCGAGACGATCGTTTGGTATTGCAGCACCGTCGCGCTTTCGGCCCTCGGCCTCTATATGTGGCCGCACACTTTTTCCTCCGTCTACACGTCCAGATCAGAGGGTGCATTTCGGCGGAACGCTGTGCTCATGCCGCTTTATTCGCTGGTTATGCTGTTTGCAATGCTCGTCGGTTTTGCGGCCGTCCTCAAGATCCCCGGATTGCAGGGCGACGAAATCGACTTGGCGCTATTGAAGCTGTCCATTGCCACATTTGATCCCTGGTTCGTCGGCGTGATCGGGGCCGCAGGCGTGCTTACGGCACTTGTGCCAGGGTCGACCATCGTCATCGTCGGATCCACTCTGATCTCGACGAATATTCTGAGAAAGCTGGCCCCCTCGATTCCTGACAGGCTGGTCACCGGTTTTACGAAGTGCTCGGTTCTGCTCATGACAGCCATTGCCGTATTTTTCACCTTGATGGGTGGAGAAAGCATAGTTGCCATCCTGATAATGGGCTACAGCATCGTGACCCAGCTTTTCCCGGCTCTTTTTGCGAGCCTCTTGCCGAAAAATCCCTTCACGAAGGAGGGCGCGGCCGCGGGGATAATCGTGGGCGTCGGCACTGTCGGCGTCGTCGTGACAACCGGCTTGACGATCGCCAGCTTCTTTCCAAATGCTCCAGCGACGGTAAAGCAGATCAATACCGGTTTCATCGCACTGAGTCTGAATGTGCTCGTCGCACTTCTGGTCAGCGTTGCAACTGCCCAACGACAAACATCTTCGGCGCGCTTCAATCCATAGCTGCGAACCTAGGTGCCTTGCGATCCGCCTCGGTGCAGTTTTCCCCGAGACTTCGCGTGTCTTCAATCACCTAGCTATTGCCTCCGCACTACCCAGAAAGAATTGGGCGACAGCACCATGCTGACCGCAATCGCGGTCGGGATCGCCTCGGGCTGTCAGGCCGATATGAACGCCGATTCATGGTCCTTCGGGCCAGCACGGACACATTTTGATACATATCGGCGCCTCCCTGAAATTATGCGGATACAATCGCCAGCAATCGTGGCTTCAGATCATCGGCCCGAAAGGAGTTTAAATTGAAGCCCGCACTCCCTGGCATATTTGTCACTTCCGCACTTGCGTTTGGCGCCGTCGCTTCCTTTTGCGCGGCAACGCAGCCAGCTCCTGAAAATGCTTCTCCGATCTACGGGGTTACCATTCCGGAAGGCTACAGAGACTGGAAGTTCATCGCACCGGCTCAGGAGGCGCCTCCGCTTGACGAACTGCGCTCGGTGCTTGGCAACGACATCGCGGTTGACGCCTATAAGAAGGGCACGCTGCCATTTCCGGATGGTTCGATCCTGGTTAAGCTCGCCTACAAGCGCAGCCAGTCGACGGAGTTCGCGCCTGCGACCGTTCCCGGCGCCGCGACGACCGTGCAGGTCATGGTAAAGGATTCGAAGAAATACCCCGACAGCCATGGCTGGGGTTTCGGAAGGTTCGTAAACGGCAAGCCGGTCGATATTGCGCAGCACGAAACCTGTCTTTCCTGCCATGTCAGCAATGTCGAGGACCACGACTACGTCTTCACACGATATGCGCCTTGAGGGCCAGATAGCCGAGGCGACGCAGCAATCGCCCCGCCTAATCATTGACGCGGGGCGATACGACAGGATTGCGCCAGGCAAGGCGATCATCCTGTGATCGGGACCGATTTTCAAAAGCGACGATTTGATGTCATCACTCAGGTTGATCGACTAAGTCTGTAATGGTTTCGTCGAGTGTTGTAATAGCGCAGAAACGACGTTCATCGATCCTGCCGATAGATATCAGCAGGAGAACACATGCCCGGATTTTTCGACACGGCCGGTTTAGGCCTACCGATATGTATAGCCGGTGCCGGCGCGATAGGGATTACGGTTGCAGCGCGCCTATCGATCGCCGGCTTTCATGTCCGGCTGGTCGCTCGGGGTGGCAGCCTGGCTGCGATCAACAAGAAGGGAATCCGCTTACTGGACAGCGAAGGCGACCATAGCGCGCGCGTCGAGGTCGGCCAGGCGACGGACTTTGGACCCCAGCGGATTTTATTTCTCTGCTCCAAGTCTCATGATCTGGCTGAGCTGGCCGCCGCTCTGCAGCCGCTCATCTCCGCCGAGACCATCCTTGTTCCAGTCGTCAACGGCATACCCTGGTGGTATTTCGACGGCGATGGAGGTGATTGGGTCGGTCAAGTCGTGAAATCGGTCGACCCCGATGGGAAACTGAAGAGATTGGTACCCTCGCGACAGATAATCGGCACGACCACGATGATCACTGCCGAGCGCCCGTGCCCGGGGACAGCACGAACCGCAAACCCCTTGCAGATGACGATCGGGGAACTTGATGACCGATCGTCTGAGCGCATCAAAGTCCTGGCAAGCATGCTGAGCGCCGCCGGGATCAGCGTCAGGATCGCGCCGCGTATTCGAGACGCAGTTTGGACCAAGGTCGTTCGCAATCTCATTTCCAATCCGGTAACCGCCATAACGGGAGCCACATTGCGCGAGAACTTCGGTAATCACTACCTTGCAGACATCAGCCGACAGATGTTGCGGGAAGTCATTCCCGTGATCGATGCCTACGGCGCCAAGCTTGAAGTCGATCCGGATCTCATCCTCGAATCCGGACGAAAGCTTGGAGATGTGAAGACCTCGATGCTGCAGGACTTCGAAAAAGGAAATCAGCTGGAACTTGCATCGATTTGCGATGCCGTCATCGAACTCGCCAACCAGCGCGGGATCCGAATGCCGGTTACAGAGGCAATCACCGGCCTCGCACATTTCAGAGATGCCGCTGAACGGTCACATGCCGCCTAGTCGCCGATCACCTTTGTCTGCTTGAGCGCCCGACGGGCGTGGCCAACCTGTCAGTTCGCCTTCCCCAAGTGCTTTCCCACCGCAGAGCATTCCGGCCATTTCTCATATCTGAAACAAACGGGGCCGGCTGTGAAATATTCCTGCATTCACACTGCGCGATAGCTTCGGCCTCTTGTTTTATCTCAAACACCGAGGTGACTTTGATGCGTATCGTGTTTTCCGGACATACGTTTCCGGACATGCCCGATTATCTAAAACGATCGCTTGCTGGCGAACACGAGATACTTCTGTGGGATGGCGAACTCGCAAACATGCCTTCGAACATCGACATCCTGATCCCGCGCGCTCAACGGATCGGAGCGACCGAAATGGACCGCGGCAATGTGAAGTTCATACAACAATTCGGTGTTGGCCTTGATGGCGTTGACCTCGCCGCCGCGCGTTGCAGAGGAATCCCTGTCGCGAACGTTCCGGGAACCGGGGGGAACGCGGATTCCGTAGCCGAGCACGCAATTCTTCTGCTGCTGATGCTCTTGCGCCAATGCAATAAAGTTCGAGAAAACATCCGAGACGGAATTCTTGGAGCCCCCGTCGGGACCGCGCTGGCAGGTCGTAGCGTCTGCTTATACGGTCTTGGCGCTGTTGCGAAATCGCTTGCGAAACGTCTCAAGGCGTTTGACGTTCGATTGCTCGGCCTGACGAGAGCGCCCAGCGCGGAAAAAGCATCCGAATATCACCTCGATCGGTGCTACTCAGCTGAAAATGCAGAAGCTTGCCTTTCACAGTCGGATATCCTGATCGTTTGCGTAAAACATACATCCGAAACGACAGGGCTTGTTCAGGAGCAGCATTTGCGATGGCTGCGTCCCGGTGCCGTCCTCATCAATATTGCGCGCGCCGGGCTTATCGACAGGAAGGGGCTTGAGGCCTGTATCGCAGACGGCCAACTGGGAGGAGTGGGCCTGGATGTATTCTGGACCGAACCCGCCGACGCGCTCGACCCTCTTCTTGCGCATCCAAATGTCATTATGACACCCCATGTTGCCGGCATTACCGACAGGTCCCTGGCCGACATCGCACGAGCGGTTGCCGAAAACATCGAACGTTTTGCAGTGATGCGGCCCTTACTGAACACAGTGGAGCAAGGGTTTTGAATTGCTTGGGGATCCGAAGCCGCCTGCCCTGAGGATGGTGAATTGATCGCGATTAAGTGTTCTCGCTGAAGCGATATCCCGGATCCCCGGCTTTCGCCCGTCGGTTTCAGTTGAAACCAACAAGCCTCGCTTAGAAACCGGCCAGAAGTCCCGATAAGACAACGCTGCAATGCTCGGACTCAGGCGAGTTTCGGTCACAGACACAGCTTCAGCCATGGCAGCCTTCATGCCCATCGGATGAATATATTTGAGAATTGCGCCATCAGGCAAAGGACGAAGGCGAATGTCCAAACTTTCAAAAACCGAAGTAGTCACCTCTCATGGCGTCATTGCAGTAGAGAAGAACTCAGCACGCGGCCCGAACGTACTTTTTCTTCACGGCAATTCGACTTGTCGCGCTGTCTTTCAAAAACAATTCATGGACGACATTCTCGGATCATACCATCTCATTGCGCTTGACTTGCCGGGTCACGGAGAATCCGGCGATGCGGTGGATCCGGAACGGACCTATTCGCGGCCAGGATTGGCGGATGCGTGTCTGGAGGTCATGGCGGCGATGGCCGTCAGGAGCGCCGTTATTGTCGGTTGGTCACTCGGAGGTCATATAGCAATCGAGATGCTGTCCCGCTCGACAGGCATCGATGGCATCATGGTGACTGGTACCCCGCCCGTCGGGGACAACATCGCCGACGGTTTTCGCCGCAGGCCGCTCGGCGGACTTGCCGGCGAAGCAGAGCTCACATCGGAAGAGGCGGTCGAATTTGCACACGCCATCATGGGCCCTCATCTGGAGCCTTTCATCCCAAGGACAATCAGGCGAACGGACAAACATTTTCGGCCCTTGCTCGTAAGCGGAGCAATGAAAGGGCATGGCGCAAACCAGCGGGACGTGCTTTCGGCAACCAGCGTACCGACAGCAATCGTCAATGGCGCATTGGACGATATTGTCAACCTGGACTACGTCGAATCCGTCCCCTACGGAAATCTGTGGAACGACAGATGCATCCGGATCCCACACGCCTCGCACGCTCCCTTCTGGGAGGTTCCCGCCAGCTTTAACGCCTTGCTCAGAAACTTTCTCGATGATGTTCATCAACGATGACCGATGACGGCAGGGGCGTTCATCCTGATGCTCGCGTGCAGGCCTAAAGTGCCGCAATTCTGGCCAATACGGTCAGGAAACAGTCGTGAAACTCCACCGATCAGATGAAGCATTTCGGCCGAACCGCTTCTGGTTTCGACGAATATGCTGACCATATGACCCTTGATCATACTGCATCGCAGGCAGATTAGATCGCCGACACAGGATATGCAGGGAAAGGCTTCCACTTCGGCGTGGCCATGTTAAAGTAGCGCTCTCCGACGAACTGCGGATATGGGGGAGCGATGCGATTTCTGATTGCGGTCATTGTCGTTGCCTCTGTTTTTGCGGGAAATGTGGCCTTCAACGACAGCACCACCTTTCTCGGCTATCCCTTGTTCTTCGTTTGGAATATTTTTAGCGTGGTACTCATCACCTGCGGAATGGGGCTTATATTCGTCTTGGATCCCCAAAATTCGCGGAGCACAAATCCCGACGTCTGAGGCTTGCGCCGGTGCGTTGCCCTCCGTCGGCTATTGAAGCTGACTGAAAACCATCGCAAGCGTTGTCTTTCAGCAGAGATCGTCTTTCAACCGTGACGGGACCGACGCAGCTCATGGCATGGATCTCGCAACGATTGGCTTACCGCAAACAGCATCGGGTGCGTCGGCTTGCATGCGGCACCGGCAAAAGCATGGAACCAATCTTCACGCTGCATGTTCGAAGACCTGATTGGTTGCGGAATAGCATTAGGGAGGTCACATGCCGGCAAGCGAACTGGATGAGGTCCTGACGAAGCTACCGCTCCGTATTGGCGTCTACATTCCCGACGACCTGTTGGAGGATTGGTTTGCGCCTGGCGCCGGAATGAACCCCGTGGGAGCCAAGGCGCTCGATGCAGCGGCTGCCTATGGCAGAGCATTCGAATGCGAGTTCAAGTATTACCCCGACCGCAAGGAAGGTGTCTTCTGGAAATGGGTGCCTGCGATCTGACGGCGCTCGGTGCGAGTGAGCAGATCACGACCTGTTGAGCTGCTTGAGGCGTCGCTCGCGCGATACCGCCCGGACCCTTTTTCGCTCTACCTCCACCATCGTGGAGCCGGAATTTGCCGCAACGGCGAGATAGAACCCGCCCTTTGGCGATTATTCCCAAGAGGAACCAAACACACCTTGGTGTGATAGGCTGTGCATTACACGAATGGTATACGGATAAAATCGTCCAGCTTAATACCGAGTAAGATCATGACGCACGATCTGACCGACAAAGCCCTGGTTCACATTGTCGATGACGACGAATCTGTAAGATACACGCTCTGTCAACTTCTGCGATCGGTTGGTTTACACGCTCGCGCCTATGGGTCCGTCACTGAATTCACAAGTCAACCTTTGCCCGACAAACCGGGTTGCCTGGTGTTGGATGTTCGCTTACCCGGAGTGAGTGGCTTGGAATTCCAGGGACAACTCAATGATCTTGGCATCTTCCTCCCTGTCATCTTCATGACCGGCCACGGCGATATTCCGATGTCGGTACGCGCCATGAAAGCGGGAGCCGTCGACTTCCTGCCCAAGCCTTTTCGAGATCAGGACATGCTGGACGCCATAAGCTCGGCAATTGGCCGTGACCATGACCGACGCGCGAACACGGATCAGGCTGCGGATATCTATGATCGGTTCACGCGCCTTACGCCGCGCGAGCAGGAAGTGATGATGTTCGCAACGTCTGGAAAGATGAACAAGCAAACAGCTGGTTACCTGGGTATCAGCATAGTCACAGTCAAAATCCATCGCCGCGCTGCGATGACGAAGATGGAGGCTCGAACACTCCCGGATCTCGTCCGCATGGCCGACATGGTCAGGCCGATGCTCGGCATAGGCTACAGGCAATAAACCGCGCAGGACGGGCGCCCATAAATCGAAACAGAAAAAGGATTTCCCGAGTGGTAGCGGTAACGTTGGTCGGAATTGTTGACGACGATCGATCACTGTGCTCGTCACTCGTCCGTCTTGTTCGCTCGATGGGATACGAGGCTCGTGGCTTCGAATCCGCCGAGGAATTCATGAGATCCAGCACGCTCGACGAGTGCTCCTGTCTCATCACAGATGTCCAGATGCCTGGTATCAGCGGCATCGAGTTGACGAAATTCATGACTGTTCAACGCTCGACAGTGCCCGTCATCGTCGTTACTGCTCATGCGGAGGCTGGCCTGGAAGACAGCGCCCTTGCAAACGGGGCGTGCTATTTCCTGAGGAAGCCCATCGATGGCGACCTCTTGGCCGCCAACCTCTCGAAGGTGATAACCTCTCAGGTGGCCTGCGGTTGATCGGACGCGAACGCTGCTCTCAAGCCGGTACGATAGGCAAATTGACCGAGAAGCAGGCGCCGCCGATGCTGCTGACGGTATCTGCGGTTATTTCCCCTCCGTGAGCTTCCACGATGGACTTGCATATTCGCAGGCCCATTCCCATTCCGGTCTCTTTCGTCGTGAAAAAGCTCTCAAAAAGCCGATTGGCGTGACAGGGATTGATCCCTGCCCCATTGTCCTCAATGGTGAATACCGCCCTATTGCGAGCGGAGGTCCCGGACCGCACGACGATTTGTGGGTTGCTCTGTTGGGGACGCGGGGCTTGAAGTGCGTTTATCGCCAGGTTCACGATGACCTGGTGCACCTGTGTGCGGTCCCCAGCTATGACGAGCGGCTGACGCGATTTCTCATGGGTCACT
Proteins encoded:
- a CDS encoding NAD(P)-dependent oxidoreductase is translated as MRIVFSGHTFPDMPDYLKRSLAGEHEILLWDGELANMPSNIDILIPRAQRIGATEMDRGNVKFIQQFGVGLDGVDLAAARCRGIPVANVPGTGGNADSVAEHAILLLLMLLRQCNKVRENIRDGILGAPVGTALAGRSVCLYGLGAVAKSLAKRLKAFDVRLLGLTRAPSAEKASEYHLDRCYSAENAEACLSQSDILIVCVKHTSETTGLVQEQHLRWLRPGAVLINIARAGLIDRKGLEACIADGQLGGVGLDVFWTEPADALDPLLAHPNVIMTPHVAGITDRSLADIARAVAENIERFAVMRPLLNTVEQGF
- a CDS encoding alpha/beta fold hydrolase, which encodes MSKLSKTEVVTSHGVIAVEKNSARGPNVLFLHGNSTCRAVFQKQFMDDILGSYHLIALDLPGHGESGDAVDPERTYSRPGLADACLEVMAAMAVRSAVIVGWSLGGHIAIEMLSRSTGIDGIMVTGTPPVGDNIADGFRRRPLGGLAGEAELTSEEAVEFAHAIMGPHLEPFIPRTIRRTDKHFRPLLVSGAMKGHGANQRDVLSATSVPTAIVNGALDDIVNLDYVESVPYGNLWNDRCIRIPHASHAPFWEVPASFNALLRNFLDDVHQR
- a CDS encoding response regulator transcription factor, translating into MTHDLTDKALVHIVDDDESVRYTLCQLLRSVGLHARAYGSVTEFTSQPLPDKPGCLVLDVRLPGVSGLEFQGQLNDLGIFLPVIFMTGHGDIPMSVRAMKAGAVDFLPKPFRDQDMLDAISSAIGRDHDRRANTDQAADIYDRFTRLTPREQEVMMFATSGKMNKQTAGYLGISIVTVKIHRRAAMTKMEARTLPDLVRMADMVRPMLGIGYRQ
- a CDS encoding sodium:solute symporter family protein — its product is MNSALWLICAVVVAILILTVWGRNHRRVTLEQWALGGRRFGAVLVFLLMAGEIYTTFTFLGASGFAYGKGGTVFYILTYTCLAFVTSYWLLPPIWRFANEMRLVTQPDFFEQKYDSPGLGFLVTLVGLVALIPYLILQLKGLGIIAETLSGGEISKSRAVILGAAVMALYVIASGMRGSAWAAAVKDVTIWIICAFLGLYLPYHYYGGIGAMFEQIEMARPGFLALPNTGETIVWYCSTVALSALGLYMWPHTFSSVYTSRSEGAFRRNAVLMPLYSLVMLFAMLVGFAAVLKIPGLQGDEIDLALLKLSIATFDPWFVGVIGAAGVLTALVPGSTIVIVGSTLISTNILRKLAPSIPDRLVTGFTKCSVLLMTAIAVFFTLMGGESIVAILIMGYSIVTQLFPALFASLLPKNPFTKEGAAAGIIVGVGTVGVVVTTGLTIASFFPNAPATVKQINTGFIALSLNVLVALLVSVATAQRQTSSARFNP
- a CDS encoding ketopantoate reductase family protein, translating into MPGFFDTAGLGLPICIAGAGAIGITVAARLSIAGFHVRLVARGGSLAAINKKGIRLLDSEGDHSARVEVGQATDFGPQRILFLCSKSHDLAELAAALQPLISAETILVPVVNGIPWWYFDGDGGDWVGQVVKSVDPDGKLKRLVPSRQIIGTTTMITAERPCPGTARTANPLQMTIGELDDRSSERIKVLASMLSAAGISVRIAPRIRDAVWTKVVRNLISNPVTAITGATLRENFGNHYLADISRQMLREVIPVIDAYGAKLEVDPDLILESGRKLGDVKTSMLQDFEKGNQLELASICDAVIELANQRGIRMPVTEAITGLAHFRDAAERSHAA
- a CDS encoding cytochrome P460 family protein, with amino-acid sequence MKPALPGIFVTSALAFGAVASFCAATQPAPENASPIYGVTIPEGYRDWKFIAPAQEAPPLDELRSVLGNDIAVDAYKKGTLPFPDGSILVKLAYKRSQSTEFAPATVPGAATTVQVMVKDSKKYPDSHGWGFGRFVNGKPVDIAQHETCLSCHVSNVEDHDYVFTRYAP
- a CDS encoding response regulator; the protein is MVAVTLVGIVDDDRSLCSSLVRLVRSMGYEARGFESAEEFMRSSTLDECSCLITDVQMPGISGIELTKFMTVQRSTVPVIVVTAHAEAGLEDSALANGACYFLRKPIDGDLLAANLSKVITSQVACG